A single region of the Ptychodera flava strain L36383 chromosome 9, AS_Pfla_20210202, whole genome shotgun sequence genome encodes:
- the LOC139141263 gene encoding micronuclear linker histone polyprotein-like produces MASRKSKPAKNQKPDSDVADRLREIKQMQANWMSQRERHQESGGSGVFDSTSTGRQEENHKKTPNSTPAKKASTKKEPDPYMWIISSGQKKKKSSVRARSASPAARTSTSSSSSGSRTSSRQNSSRNSTHAKPPTPKSTSSVATSAQKKERASYAESGKQKRQVYSSEPDLNSVDTDSHGLESDSRKHRTNSIDKGAMYNLENSDIRTTSNTASNTQNENISGTREKPLSSTGGLMAPDMFDKLADQIASRVKAEIEQEREQEEYSRPRRVMSHDGGENDDVISSHKCSKCKQLMVPPDHTPTLLIPCGHTMCEACAEDRINARPVEQK; encoded by the exons ATGGCGTCAAGGAAATCAAAACCGGCTAAGAACCAAAAACCGGACTCGGACGTTGCCGATCGG CTCCGTGAAATCAAGCAAATGCAAGCAAACTGGATGTCGCAGAGAGAAAGGCATCAAGAGTCTGGTGGTAGTGGTGTGTTTGATTCTACCAGTACAGGGAGGCAGGAGGAGAACCACAAGAAAACTCCTAATTCAACACCCGCCAAGAAAGCAAGCACAAAGAAAG AACCAGATCCTTACATGTGGATCATCAGCAGTGgtcagaagaagaagaaatccAGTGTTAGAGCGAGGTCGGCATCACCAGCGGCCAGGACTAGCACAAGCAGCAGCAGTAGTGGCAGTCGCACATCAAGCAGGCAGAACAGCAGTAGAAACTCAACACATGCAAAACCACCAACACCAAAATCCACCTCATCTGTTGCTACTTCCGCCCAGAAAAAAGAACGCGCATCCTATGCAGAGAGTGGAAAACAAAAAAGACAAGTTTATAGTTCAGAACCTGATTTAAATAGTGTTGATACAGATTCCCATGGCCTAGAGAGTGATAGCAGGAAACACAGGACAAATTCAATCGATAAGGGTGCTATGTATAATCTTGAAAACAGTGATATAAGGACTACAAGTAACACTGCCTCGAAcacacaaaatgaaaacatctCAGGTACGAGAGAAAAACCGCTCAGCTCAACCGGTGGACTGATGGCCCCCGATATGTTTGACAAGCTAGCAGATCAGATAGCCAGTAGAGTCAAAGCGGAAATAGAACAAGAGAGAGAGCAGGAAGAGTACTCACGACCGAGGAGAGTGATGAGCCATGATGGCGGTGAAAATGATGATGTCATTTCTAGTCACAAGTGCAGCAAGTGTAAACAGTTGATG GTGCCACCTGACCACACCCCAACCCTGTTGATACCCTGCGGTCACACCATGTGTGAAGCCTGTGCTGAAGATAGAATAAATGCCCGACCTGTAGAACAAAAGTGA
- the LOC139141264 gene encoding golgin subfamily A member 6-like protein 7, which yields MYLKNAVCVLSTVASLLCNTTLQTVIQDFIAKRKPGYSHHSPVSSSSQGHDSGKKGYSPANYEDRTHKGRQEEDIRFQRQTMNNSDQGQHYAEEYQSLAIRSEALKNEKETIVENLEGFASKIERQKKQLGNIEREEEKLQEQITELQERLETLRMHKKDYKEKFSELEDTHQQETQRLSMVKDTLRTIYNSMEKVKMLARNFNVFIGED from the exons ATGTATTTAAAAAATGCTGTATGTGTGCTTTCAACAGTGGCCTCCCTCCTATGTAACACCACCCTTCAGACAGTCATTCAAGACTTCATCGCGAAAAGAAAGCCAGGTTActcccaccacagcccagtGTCAAGTTCATCTCAAGGACATGACTCTGGTAAAAAGGGTTACAGCCCTGCAAATTATGAAGACAGGACTCACAAAGGGAGACAGGAAGAGGACATTCGTTTTCAGAGACAGACAATGAACAACTCAGATCAAGGTCAGCACTATGCTGAGGAGTATCAGAGTCTGGCGATAAGATCTGAAGCTCTGAAAAATGAGAAGGAGACAATCGTAGAAAACTTGGAAGGATTTGCAAGTAAAATTGAGCGACAAAAG AAACAGCTCGGCAACATAGAGCGAGAAGAGGAGAAACTACAGGAGCAGATCACAGAACTCCAAGAGAGACTGGAGACACTGCGCATGCACAAGAAAGACTACAAAGAGAAGTTCAGTGAACTTGAAGACACTCACCAGCAGGAGACGCagagactgtctatggttaaagACACACTCAGGACAATTTACAATAGTATGGAAAAG GTCAAGATGCTGGCACGGAACTTCAATGTGTTCATTGGAGAAGATTAA